The window CTCGACGAATTACCCTATCCCATGCATCGTTTACAATTTCCTCTGTTTTGATGACCTCTGAGCCATTTTTAGTCACCATACTAGTGGAATAAAGTTCGTAGGTAATTTCTGTTACTTCTCCCGTTGCAGAGATAACTTTTTTTGGTCTCTCTTCGGAATCCTCCGTAGTATCGTAATAAAAAATATAACTTTTACCTGAATCAAATCCCTGAAAATGAGGTTTAGATCTTTCAATCTCTCTACCCTTTTCATCAAAAACCAATTCTTCAACTAACAATTGATTGTTATCTGCGGATGATTCCTTTTTGATCTGTTTCCCTTTTAGATTGCTCGTGGTTTTTACCCATATATCCCCTTCCGGAGTATGGGATATATTTTTGACAATAGCATTGGAACCTTCCATGGAATACTCAATGGACTCTAAATGATCTCCATTAACCACGGATTTTTTCTTTCTTCCATATTCATCATAAGAATATTCAACTAGATTTCCATTATGATCTTTTTTTGACAAAACCTGATCGGTTCTCGGGTCATATTCCATTTCCGACTTCTGACCAAGTGCATTGGTTGTTGAGGTTATTTTCGAACGAGTGATGTCATTATAAGTATAGTGAATGGTGCGACCAATAGAGTCGGTCGCCGACAATACATTTCCTAATGAATCATAAGTGTAATATTTGCTGTACCACTGCGAATTTCCAGTAAGTTTACTTTCACTAATGACATCCTTCCCACTATAAGTCCATTTTGAATGCTCTGCTAGCTGGCCTGAAATGGTAATTACTTTTTCTACCATTTGAGCTTTGATATTCAGGGAGGCATTGGACTGATAAGTAATGTTGGTTTGTTTTGTCCTTCCGTTCCAATTTTCTGTGATGGAAATTGGTTCATAACTATATTCACTAGAATATCCATAACTAGAGTTCACTTCATCCTTAAGCATAGAATTCCAATAAGTTTTATTAATCTTGGAATTTAATAAAACCAAACGTGTTTTTGAATGAGGTTGAACCGTTGAATAAAAATTTTCTTCTTCAGAAAGTAAATTCCCATTTCTGTCAGCTGTTGCTTGGTATACAACCATTCCTGTTAAATTAGGATTATGAGAATACTTAGTTGTTTCCACAGTATCCAAAACACCATTAATGTAACTCGATTCGTAAATCATTTCAAAAGATAAGTCTGAATTTGTTTCTAAATCTCCAGGTTTGAATCGAGTATTAAAATAGGAATATTCTTGTTTTTCTATTGGATAACCGAACGCCAGTTGGCTGGAAACAGAACGAACGAGTAAATCTGGTGCAAAATTAGGTAAGGATGTGGAATAATTTGCTCCAGTTTTCACCACTGCCCCAGAAAAATTTTTCTTCCAGTCGTATTGAATTTTTGATTCAGCTCCATCAATATTGTTAGTCAGTCTGACTAGAATGCCTCCAGTAGCTGCCGGAGAATTAGAGACAATTTGTTGCGTAATTAACTCTGGCCCGTATTGGAAATACATATCAGCAATCCCGTCGTAGTTCCTATCCTCAAAGGAAGATTTGTGGATTTGACTGGAAGGCAAAGAAAAAGCAGATTGGTAAGAAAAATTACCGTTTCCATTTCCTTGATAAATATGAAAATTTTGAGTATCAAATTCTTTAATTACAATATCTAAATTTGAATCTTCATTTACGTCAGCTACATCAAAACTGAAATATTTGGAACTATTCGGATCCTGGTGTTCTAAAAATTTGTCTGGTTTAATGACCGTATTGATATAAGTTGATTTAGGGTCGGAAACATCAAATCCATCACCGTGATTAAATAAAACATTCACATAGGAGCTTAATTCATATGCATTTTGAGTTCCATAATCGAATGGGTTTGTATGACTATTTTGATTTGTTAACGTAAGCAAATCTGGAAGTCCATCCCGATTTACATCAACAACCCAGTTTTTTCCAATGGCACCAATGATATGTTTAGGTAGAGGATAAGATTTTTGACTTAACGTGTTAGTTTTTAAATCAAATTTGGTAACAAAAAAAGAATAAGATGCACCGCTTAAATCAACATTCCTTAGATAGGAAATTAAATGGTCAACCTCATTGTTTTGCCGACCCATTAAATCGCTAAGAACAACTTCAAAATATTGTTGGTCTATAAATTCTTTCAATGTTTTGAGTTCGGCTGTGGTAGCAGTGCCTGGTCTGGTCAACAAATCATAATACAATGCACGTCCGTTTGGATGGATTACACTAGCAAATACTCCTTCAATATCATAAATGATACCGATATGGATAACAATTATACTTCCCGCTGCTGCCTGATACTCAGGATAAAAACGTACCACGTCGGCACCTTGATTCACCATATTCACGATCAAATCTTTAAGGAGATTGTTTCTGGCTTCTGCTTGATTCACTTCATCTTTATGACGCATCCTCATTGCAATCAAACTTCCTTGCTCAGGAGGAGGATTTATATTTACTATCTGAACGTGTTCCGGCAACCCATCCCCATCAATATCAGAAAACTGATTCAAACGATGAGCAATGAACGGATTTGTTTCCGTTGTTTCGTGGAGAATACTCATAACCCCACCAAGTGAGAACTGTTTTACTGGCGCAAAACTTCTACCTTGAGAAAGATATACATAAGCCGTATTTGTATCTAAATGAATGAAATCAGCCCTTCCATCACGATTGATATCTACTGCATAATCTCGAGGTTTTAGGTTATTAGTTTGTGTCATATTCTGTGAATATGGCTCAAGATACACATTCGAATACCGGGTTGGGTTTCCTAGACTTACCCCATCAGAATAAGAGACATACAAGACCCCGTCTTCTTCGAAAAGGAAATCGGTTCTGCCATCTCCATCGATATCAGCCAAGTCAAAATATGTATTATATTTCATAGGAAATGTTGGCGAAGCAGAGGTAGAATTATTTTTAAAATCATTTGTTTTTAAGTAAGCCTGATTTAAGTCAGCTCTTCCCAAAATTCTAGTGTATTCTGAAATTCCATCTCCATCAAGGTCGGTTGGCAAGGTGACTTTATTTGGCATTGGCGATCCATGCAAACAATACTCATGAGAGAAGAATGCATAATCTAAACAAAATCCATCCACCCAAGGGTTTGTCTTTGGGTATAAGGCTGACCAGATACAAGATATAAATCCTAGATCGCAAGCAGGTCTATTTTTATTGCCTAACGGAACTCGAGCTATAAATTCCGTATCAGGATAATATTCATTCACATCCACTTTCAACGCATCAAAATTGAAGCTATCTCCAGTTCCACCGGGCATTTTGTTAAGAAACGAAGGACGTATCTTGTTGAATAATTTAGTAATTTTCACCTGTGACTTTGGCGGCTGGCTCGCCTTCATACTAAGATAAGCATAAATCACTTGTTTTGCGAATTGAAGAGTCCGGTTTTCAACATCCGCCTTTGCAGAAAAACCTGAATTTAAAGTCTGACTACTTCCCGAAATTAGTTTTTTATCTATCCCATCGTGACTTGGAGCGTATTCAAATTCTAATGGCCTATGAGTTGCCAATGACAAGAGATTATCTTTTTCAAATTCAATTTTTGCAAGTAAACTCTCTTGCGTCTTCGGATCAACATTGTAAGTAAACTCGTAGCTATGGACATGTGAATTGTCAGAATAAAACTTAACTCTTTTTAATCTCCAATCCTCTTCGGTTAAATCCTTTTCTGTATATTCCTTTGTATAATCCGGCCTTGTTTCATAAGCGAATTTAATGTAACGTAGGCCACCAGCATAAGTGATTTTATCAGGATATAGTTGCCCTTTCCTTGAAATCCATTCAAACCGAACGGTTTCACCGTTCAAATCACGAATTTCAGATATTCCCCACGTTCTCACGCCGCCATTCAATGCAAAGAGTTGGGCGCCTGAGCCGCCAAACGTATACTGAACGCCCTCTTTATCGAAAGCCTTAAATTCCAATGGTCCTTTACCAGATTCTCCTTGAGGATAGAAGGTAAAAAAGGACTCATTTTTGGAATAAAATGTACTTCGATCTGCATTTCCTGAAACTAACTGACCCAATTCAGACGAGTAGAATTCATCTCCGGATGAATAATTCAGTCCGTAAGATGGGTCGCGTTTAATAAAAGGAATTCCAGATAAACTCCAACCTTTTCCCAAAAGACCATTGGGAGATCCAGAATTGTAGCCTAACTTTAATTCAGGGGCTAAATCAAAAGTCCCATCTGGAATTTCTAACGGTATTTCGAAAGTGGCATTCCCTCCATGATCCACATTGACCACTGGCATCGGCAATAGAAGTAGATTTGAAAATTGGAAATTGAATAAAAGTAAAAAAGAAGCGGATAGAATAACAATTGATAGAGAAAATTTTCGCATAACAAGATTTACCATTTTTTATGGTATTTCTTGCCAGTTTATATCATTCCAATATTTTCTGTCAATAAATACTCGTTAACTGATGAAATTAAATTTTAAATCAAAAAAACACATTACAATATTCTTATTTTTGTTATCATTAAATTTGAACTCTGTTCAAATTCAATTTTCGAATGGTAATGTTTATCACGCGTCTTTTATTTCAGATGATTCTCACCATTTGCTCGTTAGATATAGAGGAAAAGATTATAAAATACCTAAAAAAGAGATAGAAAGCTTTGATATGTCAAATAATACGAATATAGATTCATCATACTCGCTTTCGACGTTTAAATTAAAGAACGGCAGTAGGATACGTGGCTTAATTGCAGAAGAAAAAAAAGAAGAATTCGTAGTAAAAACAGAGTTAGGATTCTTAACGATTCTAAAATCAGAAATATTACCTCCTACACCCTCTAAATTAGAGAATCCCGATTTTCCTGAAGAGTATCTTTCCTTTGATAAAGAAAACAACCAAACAATTGTCGGTTTATCACTCTTTTTACTTCCAACTTACTCGCCATTATCCAAAAATCATCCAATGCTTGAAGGTGCTTCGTTCTTTGTGGAACCTGCCTTTTTAAAATGGAATTCAAATTGGCAAATGGGATTTAAGATGGAGCACTATCGCTCCAATGGTAACGGAGAAAGTTTTACAATTCAGACTGGAAATATCTATGGTCTTTACTCAAAGAAATTTAATAATCATGAACTATTAAACTTCTACAGTTCTTTGAGTATTGGTGTTGGTCAGGTAAATTATAGAACAAACGATGGTGATGTGTTTGGCGGTAGAAATAGTTCACTGGGATTCGATATTGGATGGCAAGGACTTAAATTTTCAAATTCCCTTATTCGAATTGGACTCAAAAACCAGTGTTTTATTGAGACCAAAGAACTTTTTTGTGGATCTGGGTTCGAGATCCAAGGCGGTTGGATTTTTTAATGAAAATAACTTTATCAATAATAACAATTTTAATAACCGCATTTTTCATAAGTTGTTCACAAAATCCAATAACAGGAGGAACTTTTAAAGATGAAATCAAAGTGGAGTGGGCAGGGGTCGGTGGGATAACCGAAACATCTGCAATAGTAACGTGGAAGTGTTCTTTCGAAGCGGTTGGGTTTTTACATACATCAGGATCAAATTTTTCACGTTTAGATACCACCATTCTAAAATCAGAAATTCATGCCCTACCTGTTTCCGGTTTAATAAACAATCAGAATTACCAAGCCATCCCTTCTTGCGGCGCATCGGAGCAAGGTTTGAGTTTTCCTATCGGATTTAAAACTGCTTCAAGTCTCAAGACAATTTATGAAAGAAGTATTTGGATTGTTGGTGGAACGGGAGTTGATAATAATCCAATCGGTCCGATTGATTATTATGATCCAATTACCAACACATGGTCACAAGCAGTGACCAGCATTCCAACACCACGGGTTAACGCACAAATTGTCAGTCATAATGGAAAAATATTTATTATTGGGGGAATGACTAAATCTGGTGGAACTTATTCAGTTAGTAGAATAGTAGAAACTTATGATCCCATTGCTGGCACTTGGCAACAATATGATGACATTCCGAACACTGTACAAGGTGGCATTGTTGGTTCAATAGGTGAAGAAATTTTTGTAATCGGTGGAACAACGAGCTTGGATATGACAACTGGAACCGTTCTAAATACTGTCTACCAATTTCGACCGGATGTAACTAACGGAGGTAATTGGTCGAACTACACGTCCAGTACTTCCATCTTCGGTAGAATTGATATGAGTGCTTGCACATATTCAGGAAGTATCATCTACTCTGGGGGACGTTTTTATCAGGACGGCTTGGCATATGCAACAACGGATGCATACACCCCTTCGCTAAATTCAACAACAGGAAAAATAGAAGCTTCAATATCTCTGGCTAGACACGGTGCTGCCGCTAGTTGTTACAGACCAAAACAAACTGACCGTTATAATACGGATCCACCTATCTATTTTATTGCTGGAGGTTCTACAGGAACGAATATTTCTCAACCAGTAACTTCCATTACACCTTCAAATAGATTTGAATTCATGGGGCTAACCGGCTCTTCTAACTTATTTACAACTGGATCAAATTTGCCAGAAAACTTATATGCGCCAGCAATGGAAATTGATTACGAAAATAGAATTTTATATTTATTCGGTGGAGCCACATCAATCAATTTACCAACTAACAAAGTAAGAACTTTAAATCTAGACAACCCAGGTTCGAACTCTTGGGTTGAGTTACCGTCACTTATGCCAAGGGCTAGATTTGGCCACCAAGCAATCATCTTAAATAGGTAATTTATGCGATTTTTACTTTTTATTTTATTATTTTTAAGTGTATCAATTAACTCAGAAGAGAAACTGGAAGAAGACATCCTACTTTACAGAAAATCAATTCGAGAGCATCAATTCGATAAAGCAGAAAGTATTCTTCGAAAACTTGGAAATGACGGTCTTTCTATTCCAAATCTCGAACTTCTAGAAACGGAATTTTGGATTGAAAAGGGCGAGTATTTATACCAAAACAAACAATTTAAATCGGCATTTCCTTTTTTCAAAGATGCTTATTTGCGATGGCGGACAAACCAACTTGTCAATGAACGCTACAAAGAACTAAATTCAAAAATTTTGACTGACGAAATTGTAGAAAACAAACAAGTAAAAAACAACATTGGGAACCAATCAAAAACAATCATCGATTTATCACCATTATCTGAGTCTATCAATCAACTAAACCAAAACTTATCTATGATTCGAGAGGAGATAAAAGAAAATAAAGACGAAATCAGATTGCTAACCAAACAAAATACAATATTTACGTATTTAATTGTTTTTAATATTTTTCTTTTAACTGCCTTATTTATTTTTACTAAAAAATAAATATTTCAAACATTGATGCCATCTGGTTTATTCGTAGTTAAGTCGCCTGCAGATCCCAAAAGTCCGCCAATTCAAGAAACCAAAATCAAATAAAAAAAAAGGAACTATTTTTCTATATTTAGCATTGAATCCCAAATAAAAAGCCGTTTCAATTTGTTTCATCCCCCAAAAATATTTCGTCTCATTTTCTGATTTACCTGGCTTAAACAACAGAAAGTTTATACTAAAAATGGACTCAAACGGATCACCCGATTATGCACAAATGGTTTTGGACAATTCAACAGATGCCATTGTCCTCATCGGACTTGATTATTCCGTTTTAGCCTTCAACCAAAGTTTACTCGACACACTCAAAGCCTACTCTGGAAGAATTATAAAAATCGGAGAGGATTATAGAAGTTTTGTCACAGAACAAGACAAAGAAGTTTTCCATGTCCTTGTACAAAAGGCAATCCTCGGAGAAACCACTTTAATTGAAAGACATTCGGACTACAAAGGTATTTCCATTTGGTTTGAATATAGAATGAGTCCCACTTACGATAGAGAAAAAAATCTTTTGGGAGTTTGTCTTCGTGCAAAAAATATAGATACAAGAAAAAAAATGGAGATTGCCCTTTCCGAAAGCGAACAAAAGTTCAGAAACTTAATTGAATCGGCACCTAACTCCATTTTGATTGTTGATACCTCTGGGAAAATTGTTCACTGTAATATAGAAACAGAAAATACTTTTGGATTCAAAAAAGAAGAACTAATCGACAAATCCGTTGAATGCCTCGTTCCCTCCCGATACCGATCAGGACACGATCTTTTGGTTGGTGATTATATAAAAAGTCCCAAACCAATCCGTATTGGAAAAAACCAAGTCACAACTGCTGTGAAAAAAGATGGAACGGAAATCTTTGTAGAAGTCAGTCTGAATGGCTTTAAAGTCAATCAAACCAACTACGTTTCTGCAATCATCGTAGACATTACAGAAAAAATCCAAACGGAAAACAAAATCAAAACTCAAATCCAAGAATTAAAAGAAATTGCAAGGATCCAATCTCACGAAATCCGAAGGCCACTTGCGAATATCTTAGGGCTTTTGGAACTTTTAGAATCAGGAATGACCGAAGAAAAAACGAGCGAAATCCATTCCTATTTACGAAAGTCAGCCAACGACTTAGATGTATTGGTTTGCGAAATTGTAAAAAGAACTTCCGTTAGTCTTTCCGATTGATTCAATCTAACGAAAAGACTGTGAAGATATTTTTATTTTGTAGTCCTTGTGAACACTCCGTCCCACCCTTCCGCTGGAGGATTCTGAAACAAAGCTTGGCATCTTTTGATGAGAAGATGGCTTGCGGCGTCTTTATATCCGTAAATTTTTGATACATTTTCAAAACAACTGATGGCTTTTTCCCATTCTCTCTGCGAATAAAATCGAAATCCCTCTTCATACATTTGTTCAGCTTCCAGAACCTGTGGTGTGAATTCCGAAACAGATGAAACCAAACTATAAATTTTGACAGGGGCTTCCTTACCCTTCACACGAATCCAATCCAAAAATCGGAAATGGAATTCGTCTTTACAAACAGATTCGATACTTTCAGAAACTAGGATGGACGTTCCATAATCTTTTGCAGCGGCTTCCAAACGTGCCGCCAAATTGACGGTATCTCCCATCATCGTATATGATGCCAAACTATCCGTTCCCATAAAACCAACCTTAGCTGGTCCACAGTTCAATCCAATCCGAAACTTCATCTCACGAGCTGTTTTGGTATAATCCATTTTTTCATTCCAAACGGAGCGTAAAACTTCGAGTTCACTCACCATTTCGAGAGCCGTTTTACAAGCAAGCCTTGGATGTTCTTTGTTTTGGATGGGAGCTCCAAAAATTCCGACGATGGCATCCCCAATGTATTTATCCAAAGTTCCAGAGTTAACTTTTAAAATTTTAGTCATTGCGGAAAGGTATTCATTGAGTAACCTTGCCAAGTCACTGGCGCTTAGTTCTTCACTGATACTTGAAAATCCAGCAACATCAGAAAAAAAGGCAGTGATTTCCCATTCACCTCCCTTTTTTAAGGATTCCAAGTTTTCGAGGGCTTCACTCACAACCCCAGGGTCTACCAAGTTTCGTAAAACATTATTAAACTTTCTTTTTTCTTTTCCTTCCGTATATGTGAGATAAGCAAAACCCATTAAATAAGAAAGAGGGAAGGCAATGATAAAAGGAGAACTCGCCAAAACCAAATCCATTCGATATAAAAAATAAAACAGACCAACAAACATCGATATAGCGAGAATTGGATAAATATTTCGTAAAAAATGCCACTGATTGACAAAAAGGATAATGACTCCAATGATAAGAATGAAAAGAGTAAATCCAATGCCCCAAACTTCAGGAAGTTCCTTTAACAAATGACCTTCGATCAAGTTTGAAGCAAATACTGCCTGGCCAATCACACCTGGAAAAAGACCAAATGGGGTCACCACATCATCATGGGTGGAAGCCGCAGAAGTTCCAATCAAAACAATTTTGTTCTCAAAAAGTGAAGGTGGCACTAAAAGTTTTTCAGGGTCTTCTACTTCGCTCGAATTGAGTTGGTTTAAGGACTCAATGATTCCAGCAGCCGAGTAACGAGGAATGTTCCGAATTTCTTCTTCAGTATAAAAATAGGCACGAACCAAACCATCTTTACCCAAAGGAATTTCTCTTCTTACGCCCTCTTTTTGAATGACAAAGTGACCATCTTTCCATTCGGTTGCGTACGATTTTCCCTCTACAAATGCTTGTAAGGCGAGAGTTGGGAAATGATTATTTTTCCAACGAATGAACGGGGCAAACCTACGAAGGATTCCATCACTATCAGGGATTACATTCACCACATGTAACATGGGGGCAGTAATCCCAACTTCTCCAATGGGAAAAGATGCATTTTCATAACGGGGAAACGGTGAATTCTCTGGTAAGGGAACATTGAACTTCTTCGCAAGTATCTCTTCGCCTTCCCGCGGGATCACAATCCCTCCATCCCGGAAATTTGCGGCATGTGAAATCTCACCTAAACTTTGATTGGCGGCAACCAGAGCTTCATCATAGTCAGACCTTTCTGTAAACATAATATCTATGATGGTGATTTTAGGAGGAGTGATGAGTTTGGTATATCCGATTAAAGTTGGATAAATATTCCTTTTCCAAGGCCACTGTCCTAACTCAGGATGATCTGCATATTTTGCAATGCTCTGTTCATCAATATCGATAATGACTATGTCTTTCGAAAACTTATGATGGGATGGAAGTAGATGAAAGAGCGAATCCGATAACTTTCGATTTAAAGTATTAGAAAAACCGAATAAAGAAATAAGCCCCAGAATGGTTCCTGGAATTAGAACCATCAGAAAAAATGGAAATAGGTATTTTTTTTGTTTCATGGTTTGAGTCTGGATTTGAATTCACTAAAACGGTCTTTGCCAGAGAATGAATTTTCAGGGGAAGAAATTGATTCAAAATATACTAATTTGGCAATACGGATGGTTGTATCAGGATGTGTTTTCTTTAGTGATTCCGTACCTTCAGCCTTGGAAATTGTATTTAAAAAATTAGAAAGGCCAACAGGAGAATATCCAGCTTGGCTTGTAAGACCAACTGCCGCTTCATCTGCTTCTAACTCTAATTTCATATCACGTCCCGTTTCAAAAAGTTGTTTTTCCATCTCATCAAGTAATGCGGAAGTGGCTGCATTCACAACTTCACCTCCTGGCGGTGAAAGTAATCCCGACAAAATATCCAAAAATAAATTAGATTGTTTGAACTCTCCGTTATGAAACAAAACAATGTGCCCCATTTCGTGACCAATGATTCCCGCAAGTTCTGATTCTGTTTGTATTTTTTTCAGAGTTCCTGTTGTTAAAAACACAAAACCACCGGGACAAGCAAAAGCATTGACTTCTTGCGATTCAATCACTCCCACTCTAAAACTTAGATCTTTCCTGGAAGATACGGAAGCCAAACGAGAAGCAATTGTGTTTAAATAACCTGTAAGTTCCGCATCTTTTACTACTGGATATTTTTTTAATAATCTAGCAGCGAGGGAACGCCCAACTTTTACTTCTGCTTTTGTCTCAGCCAAAATATCTAATTCAGAATTAGAAT of the Leptospira kanakyensis genome contains:
- a CDS encoding LA_3334 family protein, which produces MKLNFKSKKHITIFLFLLSLNLNSVQIQFSNGNVYHASFISDDSHHLLVRYRGKDYKIPKKEIESFDMSNNTNIDSSYSLSTFKLKNGSRIRGLIAEEKKEEFVVKTELGFLTILKSEILPPTPSKLENPDFPEEYLSFDKENNQTIVGLSLFLLPTYSPLSKNHPMLEGASFFVEPAFLKWNSNWQMGFKMEHYRSNGNGESFTIQTGNIYGLYSKKFNNHELLNFYSSLSIGVGQVNYRTNDGDVFGGRNSSLGFDIGWQGLKFSNSLIRIGLKNQCFIETKELFCGSGFEIQGGWIF
- a CDS encoding adenylate/guanylate cyclase domain-containing protein; translated protein: MKQKKYLFPFFLMVLIPGTILGLISLFGFSNTLNRKLSDSLFHLLPSHHKFSKDIVIIDIDEQSIAKYADHPELGQWPWKRNIYPTLIGYTKLITPPKITIIDIMFTERSDYDEALVAANQSLGEISHAANFRDGGIVIPREGEEILAKKFNVPLPENSPFPRYENASFPIGEVGITAPMLHVVNVIPDSDGILRRFAPFIRWKNNHFPTLALQAFVEGKSYATEWKDGHFVIQKEGVRREIPLGKDGLVRAYFYTEEEIRNIPRYSAAGIIESLNQLNSSEVEDPEKLLVPPSLFENKIVLIGTSAASTHDDVVTPFGLFPGVIGQAVFASNLIEGHLLKELPEVWGIGFTLFILIIGVIILFVNQWHFLRNIYPILAISMFVGLFYFLYRMDLVLASSPFIIAFPLSYLMGFAYLTYTEGKEKRKFNNVLRNLVDPGVVSEALENLESLKKGGEWEITAFFSDVAGFSSISEELSASDLARLLNEYLSAMTKILKVNSGTLDKYIGDAIVGIFGAPIQNKEHPRLACKTALEMVSELEVLRSVWNEKMDYTKTAREMKFRIGLNCGPAKVGFMGTDSLASYTMMGDTVNLAARLEAAAKDYGTSILVSESIESVCKDEFHFRFLDWIRVKGKEAPVKIYSLVSSVSEFTPQVLEAEQMYEEGFRFYSQREWEKAISCFENVSKIYGYKDAASHLLIKRCQALFQNPPAEGWDGVFTRTTK
- a CDS encoding Kelch repeat-containing protein, which translates into the protein MKITLSIITILITAFFISCSQNPITGGTFKDEIKVEWAGVGGITETSAIVTWKCSFEAVGFLHTSGSNFSRLDTTILKSEIHALPVSGLINNQNYQAIPSCGASEQGLSFPIGFKTASSLKTIYERSIWIVGGTGVDNNPIGPIDYYDPITNTWSQAVTSIPTPRVNAQIVSHNGKIFIIGGMTKSGGTYSVSRIVETYDPIAGTWQQYDDIPNTVQGGIVGSIGEEIFVIGGTTSLDMTTGTVLNTVYQFRPDVTNGGNWSNYTSSTSIFGRIDMSACTYSGSIIYSGGRFYQDGLAYATTDAYTPSLNSTTGKIEASISLARHGAAASCYRPKQTDRYNTDPPIYFIAGGSTGTNISQPVTSITPSNRFEFMGLTGSSNLFTTGSNLPENLYAPAMEIDYENRILYLFGGATSINLPTNKVRTLNLDNPGSNSWVELPSLMPRARFGHQAIILNR
- a CDS encoding PAS domain-containing protein, which encodes MDSNGSPDYAQMVLDNSTDAIVLIGLDYSVLAFNQSLLDTLKAYSGRIIKIGEDYRSFVTEQDKEVFHVLVQKAILGETTLIERHSDYKGISIWFEYRMSPTYDREKNLLGVCLRAKNIDTRKKMEIALSESEQKFRNLIESAPNSILIVDTSGKIVHCNIETENTFGFKKEELIDKSVECLVPSRYRSGHDLLVGDYIKSPKPIRIGKNQVTTAVKKDGTEIFVEVSLNGFKVNQTNYVSAIIVDITEKIQTENKIKTQIQELKEIARIQSHEIRRPLANILGLLELLESGMTEEKTSEIHSYLRKSANDLDVLVCEIVKRTSVSLSD
- a CDS encoding RHS repeat-associated core domain-containing protein, which codes for MRKFSLSIVILSASFLLLFNFQFSNLLLLPMPVVNVDHGGNATFEIPLEIPDGTFDLAPELKLGYNSGSPNGLLGKGWSLSGIPFIKRDPSYGLNYSSGDEFYSSELGQLVSGNADRSTFYSKNESFFTFYPQGESGKGPLEFKAFDKEGVQYTFGGSGAQLFALNGGVRTWGISEIRDLNGETVRFEWISRKGQLYPDKITYAGGLRYIKFAYETRPDYTKEYTEKDLTEEDWRLKRVKFYSDNSHVHSYEFTYNVDPKTQESLLAKIEFEKDNLLSLATHRPLEFEYAPSHDGIDKKLISGSSQTLNSGFSAKADVENRTLQFAKQVIYAYLSMKASQPPKSQVKITKLFNKIRPSFLNKMPGGTGDSFNFDALKVDVNEYYPDTEFIARVPLGNKNRPACDLGFISCIWSALYPKTNPWVDGFCLDYAFFSHEYCLHGSPMPNKVTLPTDLDGDGISEYTRILGRADLNQAYLKTNDFKNNSTSASPTFPMKYNTYFDLADIDGDGRTDFLFEEDGVLYVSYSDGVSLGNPTRYSNVYLEPYSQNMTQTNNLKPRDYAVDINRDGRADFIHLDTNTAYVYLSQGRSFAPVKQFSLGGVMSILHETTETNPFIAHRLNQFSDIDGDGLPEHVQIVNINPPPEQGSLIAMRMRHKDEVNQAEARNNLLKDLIVNMVNQGADVVRFYPEYQAAAGSIIVIHIGIIYDIEGVFASVIHPNGRALYYDLLTRPGTATTAELKTLKEFIDQQYFEVVLSDLMGRQNNEVDHLISYLRNVDLSGASYSFFVTKFDLKTNTLSQKSYPLPKHIIGAIGKNWVVDVNRDGLPDLLTLTNQNSHTNPFDYGTQNAYELSSYVNVLFNHGDGFDVSDPKSTYINTVIKPDKFLEHQDPNSSKYFSFDVADVNEDSNLDIVIKEFDTQNFHIYQGNGNGNFSYQSAFSLPSSQIHKSSFEDRNYDGIADMYFQYGPELITQQIVSNSPAATGGILVRLTNNIDGAESKIQYDWKKNFSGAVVKTGANYSTSLPNFAPDLLVRSVSSQLAFGYPIEKQEYSYFNTRFKPGDLETNSDLSFEMIYESSYINGVLDTVETTKYSHNPNLTGMVVYQATADRNGNLLSEEENFYSTVQPHSKTRLVLLNSKINKTYWNSMLKDEVNSSYGYSSEYSYEPISITENWNGRTKQTNITYQSNASLNIKAQMVEKVITISGQLAEHSKWTYSGKDVISESKLTGNSQWYSKYYTYDSLGNVLSATDSIGRTIHYTYNDITRSKITSTTNALGQKSEMEYDPRTDQVLSKKDHNGNLVEYSYDEYGRKKKSVVNGDHLESIEYSMEGSNAIVKNISHTPEGDIWVKTTSNLKGKQIKKESSADNNQLLVEELVFDEKGREIERSKPHFQGFDSGKSYIFYYDTTEDSEERPKKVISATGEVTEITYELYSTSMVTKNGSEVIKTEEIVNDAWDRVIRRVTQGETLKYEFDYADRLTKITDPGNGITNITYNIAGKKTSYSDSNSGETKYLYNIAGELTEQIDQRGISIKYEYDGLGRMTKQLPANEKNIVFEFDTATSISSSNLIGNLSKVTDQSGITEYKYDHKGNVIAERRSIDDISVLFERTYDDFDRIKSVKYPDGTVIKNYYNLIGQKSLVTMDSHDGTSLNHTVVNYESPKLLDNLIQVDRKTGNGVVTQINYDQNRNRIQSYVTRLKDQTVEQSVKLAYDLRGNIQSITDLLNESRNQVFEYDHLSRITKANGKYGDEVYIYAKNGNLLKKGAFQYSYSNPNHIHATTSVNSPNTGTMNYVYDSVGNMTSRNGDQITYNALGKIVSIDTENGDRFEYDYEYSGNRIRKTLKNSGTTTYNFNNLYEIARIPGQGDKHTLYIYGHDNDLVSQYTRTDVILNQSVASTNSIWRESICAVTEVGCGQSLGSFVTYLLKVAGEKTNVYSEGYLLAGHKMLPWVVVFFLVLYLIHRGRENTSETNPTLTVPSSGFSPFNVNIVGNTHSILLRYTSGSILFIFSFTTTVGCFPLGGTESESGVPIWLLGATSVPVDTPSVGGGPINLGGNQGGGGTAESARIAGMFFFHPDHLGSITMITDGHGNALAGGERGGKSHISYKPYGEILRTDSYGPDIVKFKYTGQEEDKESGLSYYKARYYDPMVGRFLSNDGMTFPEKANGMNRQMYVDGNPLSKTDYTGNEVQESTAQTGYLMIWAFFKTNKQNKIGHFSTPGHNYSGDGNNDYLDGFFNKDKSKVFAALVASTLIFQAISKGLDDDASLEESWKHAIFFALVLAPLLRTIPKSPMDKVSQKHDDSASTSLLVFDGPGDDRRHSRGANEFVKDSFKAISRPSKLTAGDLLTFAIGVPLYSIYGNFRGMGYDLSRANKWKIGDAAAFMGRGGCLMMGPVCAPLADKNLKTAFFVRSGRYKMNMFKIKHTYF